A single genomic interval of Verrucomicrobiota bacterium harbors:
- a CDS encoding MoaD/ThiS family protein — MTIRIQFYSYFADLTGCGQAGEELQAGATLGDLMLRLHARFPKLAAMDKSTLIAVGVEYQPRSYELKDGDVVSLFPPVQGG; from the coding sequence GTGACCATCCGGATACAATTCTACTCCTACTTCGCCGACCTGACCGGCTGCGGGCAGGCGGGTGAGGAGTTGCAGGCGGGTGCGACTCTCGGCGACCTGATGCTTCGCCTGCACGCGCGCTTCCCGAAGCTCGCCGCGATGGACAAGTCCACGCTCATTGCCGTCGGCGTCGAGTATCAGCCGCGCAGTTACGAGCTGAAGGACGGCGACGTGGTGAGCCTGTTCCCGCCGGTGCAGGGCGGATGA
- a CDS encoding molybdenum cofactor biosynthesis protein MoaE — MKRELNITSDPVDEAALVARRRLGAGLGAAVCFTGVVRGDEEGQRISAIEYTAFQQMAEHQFHKLFDEMAARWPVESVRLVHRLGVVKVGEPSLWVEVVAPHRGEAFAACQWLIDEMKRVVPIWKQPLP; from the coding sequence ATGAAGCGCGAGCTGAACATCACCAGCGACCCGGTTGATGAGGCGGCACTCGTCGCGCGGCGGCGCCTGGGCGCGGGCCTGGGCGCGGCGGTGTGTTTCACCGGCGTCGTGCGCGGCGACGAGGAGGGGCAGCGCATCTCCGCCATCGAATACACGGCGTTCCAGCAGATGGCGGAGCACCAGTTCCACAAGCTCTTCGACGAGATGGCCGCGCGCTGGCCGGTCGAGAGCGTGCGCCTCGTTCACCGGCTCGGCGTGGTGAAGGTCGGCGAACCGTCGCTTTGGGTCGAGGTGGTCGCGCCGCACCGGGGCGAGGCATTCGCCGCGTGCCAGTGGTTGATCGATGAGATGAAGCGCGTGGTTCCCATCTGGAAGCAGCCGCTGCCGTAG